Proteins encoded within one genomic window of Brachybacterium avium:
- a CDS encoding inorganic phosphate transporter, which yields MPGTPAPKTTDAPVSTGFLGPDRNWHLGAGLMTAAAAVAFTIWAFTHTGTDVNVFLLILAIAFGLFMAFNIGGNDVANSFGTSVGAGTLTMKQALVVAAVFEVSGAVLAGSSVTETVRSGIVDIDAMHVDPLSFAYIMMAALLGAAVWLLLATRMGWPVSTTHAIIGGIVGAAVTTGVVTGTGGFEMVQWGEIGKIVVSWVLSPLLGGVTAYLLFGAIKRHVLAPAARAIALGSRGFDDAEDDDDDDEDEDEDAQGRHLYGYERVSELQQLAFAESAALDLTPGGPGAELAEQASHLSKKQRKAARKVERRAAYHALEKRVPPLAAGTSVLLAAMLVFKGLKNVGLDIPLAGGVLMLVMLAVGVWVATTVFARALKKQSISRATFIMFSWMQVFTACAFAFSHGANDIANAIGPFAAVLDVLRTGEIGQEAAVPTAVLVAFGIALVSGLWFVGRKVIHTVGTGLTAMHPSSGFAAEVAAATVVLLASVLGLPVSSTHILIGAVLGVGIVNHAANWKLMRPIFLAWIITLPAAAGIGAAVVLGLRAIF from the coding sequence ATGCCTGGCACGCCCGCCCCGAAGACCACCGACGCCCCCGTCTCCACGGGATTCCTCGGCCCCGACCGCAACTGGCACCTCGGTGCCGGGCTGATGACGGCGGCCGCCGCTGTCGCCTTCACCATCTGGGCGTTCACCCACACCGGCACCGATGTCAATGTCTTCCTGCTGATCCTCGCGATCGCCTTCGGGCTGTTCATGGCGTTCAACATCGGTGGCAACGACGTCGCCAACTCCTTCGGCACCAGCGTCGGGGCGGGGACGCTGACCATGAAGCAGGCGCTCGTGGTCGCCGCCGTCTTCGAGGTCTCCGGCGCGGTCCTCGCCGGCAGCTCGGTCACCGAGACCGTACGCAGCGGCATCGTCGACATCGATGCCATGCACGTGGATCCGCTGTCCTTCGCCTACATCATGATGGCCGCCCTGCTGGGCGCCGCCGTGTGGCTGCTCCTCGCCACCCGGATGGGGTGGCCGGTCTCGACCACCCACGCGATCATCGGCGGCATCGTCGGCGCGGCCGTCACCACCGGGGTGGTCACCGGCACCGGTGGATTCGAGATGGTGCAGTGGGGCGAGATCGGCAAGATCGTCGTCTCCTGGGTCCTCTCCCCCCTGCTCGGCGGCGTGACCGCGTACCTCCTCTTCGGTGCGATCAAGCGGCATGTCCTCGCACCCGCCGCCCGGGCGATCGCCCTGGGATCCCGCGGGTTCGACGACGCCGAGGACGACGACGATGACGACGAGGACGAGGACGAGGACGCGCAGGGCCGTCACCTGTACGGGTACGAGCGCGTCTCCGAGCTCCAGCAGCTGGCCTTCGCCGAGTCCGCCGCGCTCGACCTCACTCCCGGCGGGCCCGGGGCGGAACTCGCCGAACAGGCCTCGCACCTGTCCAAGAAGCAGCGCAAGGCGGCGCGGAAGGTGGAGCGTCGGGCCGCCTATCACGCGCTCGAGAAGCGCGTGCCCCCGCTCGCGGCGGGCACCTCCGTGCTGCTGGCGGCGATGCTCGTGTTCAAGGGTCTGAAGAACGTGGGCCTGGACATCCCGCTCGCGGGCGGCGTGCTGATGCTGGTGATGCTCGCGGTGGGCGTCTGGGTGGCGACCACCGTGTTCGCCCGCGCTCTGAAGAAGCAGTCGATCTCGCGGGCGACCTTCATCATGTTCAGCTGGATGCAGGTCTTCACCGCCTGCGCCTTCGCCTTCAGCCACGGCGCCAACGACATCGCCAACGCCATCGGGCCCTTCGCCGCAGTGCTCGATGTGCTGCGCACCGGGGAGATCGGGCAGGAGGCCGCTGTCCCCACCGCAGTGCTGGTCGCCTTCGGCATCGCTCTGGTCTCCGGGCTGTGGTTCGTGGGCCGCAAGGTGATCCACACCGTCGGCACCGGGCTGACCGCCATGCATCCGTCCTCGGGCTTCGCCGCCGAGGTCGCCGCCGCCACCGTCGTGCTGCTGGCCTCGGTGCTCGGACTGCCGGTCTCCTCCACGCACATCCTGATCGGTGCCGTCCTCGGCGTCGGGATCGTCAACCATGCGGCCAACTGGAAGCTGATGCGGCCGATCTTCCTGGCCTGGATCATCACCCTCCCCGCCGCTGCGGGCATCGGTGCCGCGGTCGTCCTCGGCCTGCGCGCCATCTTCTGA
- the guaB gene encoding IMP dehydrogenase, with product MTSADPFGFIGLTYDDVLLLPGETDVIPSEADTSSRLTREISLKIPLASAAMDTVTESRMAIAMARHGGIGILHRNLSIEDQAHQVDLVKRTQTGRITNPVTIGPEATLEDFDALCGQFRVSGLPVVDPDLLLLGICTNRDLRFIPVAEWASTKVGDVMTTELFTAPDDVTSEQATAMLRKNKRERLPLVDGGGRLTGLITVKDFVKSEQFPDASKDGQGRLLVGAGVGFFGDSLERAAALREAGVDVLVVDTANGHARLALEMIRSIKSDPYFADVQVIGGNVATRAGAQALVDAGADAVKVGVGPGSICTTRVVAGVGVPQITAIYEAAKACGPAGVPLIGDGGLQYSGDIAKALVAGADTVMVGSLLAGTEESPGEVVLVGGKQYKAYRGMGSLGAMSSRGKKSFSKDRYFQADVPSDDKIVPEGIEGRVSYKGQLGSVVHQLTGGLHQSMFYVGANTVPDLKEQGKFVRITAAGLKESHPHDMAAIMEAPNYSSH from the coding sequence ATGACGAGCGCGGATCCCTTCGGTTTCATCGGACTCACCTACGACGACGTCCTCCTCCTGCCGGGCGAGACGGATGTGATCCCCTCCGAGGCGGACACCTCCAGCCGTCTCACGCGCGAGATCTCCTTGAAGATCCCGCTGGCCAGCGCCGCGATGGACACCGTCACCGAATCGCGGATGGCGATCGCGATGGCCCGGCACGGGGGCATCGGCATCCTCCACCGCAACCTCTCCATCGAGGACCAGGCCCACCAGGTGGATCTGGTCAAGCGCACCCAGACCGGCCGCATCACCAACCCCGTCACCATCGGCCCCGAGGCCACCCTCGAGGATTTCGACGCCCTGTGCGGGCAGTTCCGTGTCTCCGGGCTGCCGGTGGTTGATCCGGACCTGCTCCTGCTGGGCATCTGCACCAACCGCGACCTGCGTTTCATCCCGGTCGCGGAGTGGGCGAGCACGAAGGTCGGCGACGTCATGACCACGGAGCTGTTCACGGCCCCCGACGATGTCACCTCCGAGCAGGCCACCGCGATGCTGCGGAAGAACAAGCGCGAGCGCCTGCCGCTGGTCGATGGCGGCGGCCGTCTGACCGGTCTCATCACCGTGAAGGACTTCGTGAAGTCCGAGCAGTTCCCCGACGCCTCCAAGGACGGCCAGGGCCGTCTGCTGGTCGGCGCGGGGGTGGGTTTCTTCGGGGACTCCCTCGAGCGGGCCGCAGCGCTGCGGGAGGCCGGGGTGGATGTGCTGGTGGTCGACACCGCCAACGGCCACGCCCGCCTCGCGCTGGAGATGATCCGCTCCATCAAGAGCGACCCCTACTTCGCGGACGTCCAGGTGATCGGCGGCAACGTCGCCACCCGCGCCGGGGCGCAGGCCCTGGTGGATGCGGGCGCCGACGCCGTGAAGGTCGGCGTCGGCCCGGGCTCGATCTGCACCACCCGCGTGGTCGCCGGCGTCGGCGTCCCGCAGATCACCGCGATCTACGAGGCCGCCAAGGCGTGCGGCCCGGCCGGGGTGCCGCTGATCGGCGACGGCGGCCTGCAGTACTCCGGCGACATCGCCAAGGCGCTGGTCGCCGGGGCGGACACCGTGATGGTGGGCTCCCTGCTGGCCGGCACCGAGGAGTCCCCGGGTGAGGTGGTGCTGGTGGGCGGCAAGCAGTACAAGGCCTACCGCGGCATGGGCTCGCTCGGTGCCATGTCCTCCCGCGGCAAGAAGTCCTTCTCCAAGGACCGCTACTTCCAGGCCGACGTCCCCAGCGACGACAAGATCGTGCCCGAGGGCATCGAGGGCCGGGTCTCCTACAAGGGTCAGCTCGGCTCCGTCGTCCACCAGCTCACCGGCGGCCTGCACCAGTCGATGTTCTACGTCGGCGCGAACACCGTGCCCGACCTGAAGGAGCAGGGGAAGTTCGTGCGGATCACCGCCGCCGGGCTCAAGGAGTCCCACCCGCACGACATGGCCGCGATCATGGAGGCCCCGAACTACAGCTCGCACTGA
- a CDS encoding VOC family protein, which yields MPAPSLYLHLPGTAAEALDFYRGVFGGTVEQHTFAQFERADGPGSAIAHGVLSGAVELFVADAGEGEEPFSARGLMVALLGAAEPTTLRTWFVGLAEGGEVVDELQRRPWGASDGQVRDRYGVLWLIGYQHGTRVAEQAASTES from the coding sequence ATGCCCGCACCGTCCCTGTACCTCCACCTGCCCGGCACCGCGGCGGAGGCGCTCGATTTCTACCGCGGCGTGTTCGGCGGCACCGTCGAGCAGCACACCTTCGCCCAGTTCGAGCGGGCCGACGGCCCGGGCTCCGCGATCGCCCACGGGGTGCTCAGCGGTGCGGTGGAGCTGTTCGTCGCCGACGCCGGCGAGGGCGAGGAGCCGTTCTCCGCCCGCGGGCTCATGGTCGCCCTGCTGGGCGCCGCGGAGCCGACGACGCTGCGCACCTGGTTCGTCGGACTCGCCGAGGGCGGCGAGGTGGTCGATGAACTGCAGCGACGGCCCTGGGGCGCATCCGACGGGCAGGTGCGGGACCGCTACGGCGTGCTGTGGCTGATCGGCTACCAGCACGGCACCCGGGTGGCGGAGCAGGCCGCGAGCACCGAGAGCTGA
- a CDS encoding GuaB3 family IMP dehydrogenase-related protein produces the protein MNEIEIGRNKRGRRSYSLDDVAVVPSRRTRDPEDVSTSWQVDAYHFDIPIFAAPMDSLMSPETAIALGRHGGLGVLDLEGLWTRYEDPTPQFDRIAGASDDEVVDVMRSVYAEPIRTELIRDRLQQLRDAGVTAAGSLSPQRTQEHWKTVVDAGVDLFFIRGTTVSAEHVSTGREPLNLKRFIYELDVPVIVGGCATYTAALHLMRTGAAGVLVGFGGGASQTTEETLGISVPLAGAVADVAAARRDYMDESGGRYVHVIADGGLGRSGDLVKAIACGADGLMVGAALARAEEAPGHGHHWGSEAHHPTLTRGHRVSVGTVAPLEQILFGPSIAADGSTNLVGALRHAMATTGYLDLKEFQRVDVIAQP, from the coding sequence ATGAACGAGATCGAGATCGGCCGCAACAAGCGGGGACGGCGCAGCTACAGCCTGGACGACGTGGCGGTGGTCCCCTCCCGGCGCACCCGGGACCCGGAGGACGTCTCCACCTCGTGGCAGGTGGACGCCTACCACTTCGACATCCCGATCTTCGCCGCGCCCATGGACTCCCTGATGTCGCCCGAGACCGCGATCGCGCTCGGCCGCCACGGCGGGCTCGGCGTGCTGGACCTCGAGGGCCTGTGGACCCGGTACGAGGACCCCACCCCCCAGTTCGACCGCATCGCCGGCGCCTCCGATGACGAGGTGGTGGACGTGATGCGCTCCGTCTACGCGGAGCCGATCAGGACCGAGCTGATCCGCGACCGGCTCCAGCAGCTGCGCGACGCCGGGGTCACCGCCGCCGGCTCGCTGTCCCCCCAGCGCACCCAGGAGCACTGGAAGACCGTCGTAGACGCCGGGGTGGACCTGTTCTTCATCCGCGGCACCACGGTCTCGGCCGAGCACGTCTCCACGGGCCGCGAACCGCTGAACCTCAAGCGGTTCATCTATGAGCTCGACGTCCCGGTGATCGTCGGCGGCTGCGCCACCTACACCGCCGCCCTGCACCTGATGCGCACCGGTGCGGCCGGAGTGCTGGTCGGCTTCGGCGGTGGCGCCTCCCAGACCACCGAGGAGACCCTGGGCATCTCCGTGCCGCTGGCCGGCGCGGTGGCCGATGTCGCCGCCGCCCGCCGCGACTACATGGACGAATCCGGTGGCCGCTACGTGCACGTCATCGCCGACGGCGGCCTGGGTCGTTCCGGCGACCTGGTCAAGGCGATCGCCTGCGGCGCCGACGGGCTGATGGTCGGGGCGGCGCTCGCCCGGGCCGAAGAAGCCCCGGGGCATGGCCATCACTGGGGCAGCGAGGCCCACCACCCGACGCTCACGCGCGGGCATCGGGTCAGCGTCGGCACGGTGGCCCCGCTCGAGCAGATCCTCTTCGGTCCCTCGATCGCGGCCGACGGCAGCACGAATCTCGTCGGCGCGCTGCGTCACGCCATGGCGACCACCGGCTACCTCGACCTGAAGGAGTTCCAGCGGGTCGATGTCATCGCTCAGCCCTGA
- a CDS encoding acetate kinase, whose product MADPTAPRILVINSGSSSLKFQLLDPVDGAVDASGIVERVGQDNGSATIAAGQQESGFEGPVADHKAAMTIVQSLFEDVGLSLSDDRIRAVGHRVVQGGARYSEPVLIDDQVRWDIHDLGKLAPLHNYAAVDGIDGALALLPEVPHVAVFDTAFFTALPEAAANYALNPEIAAEYKVRRYGAHGTSHQYVSRAVSEHLAGQGHEVSGLRQIVLHLGNGASASAVLGDRAVETSMGLTPLEGLVMGTRTGDIDPTIYLHLHRRAGFATAEIDDILNKRSGMLGMCGMSDFRDITRAVEEGDEAATLATEIYVHRLRKYLGSYTYVLGGLDVLTFTAGIGENVPMVRERLLTGLEELGIELDLEANAVRSKEARVISTPQSRVTVMIVPTNEELSIAQQAAEVARTA is encoded by the coding sequence ATGGCAGATCCCACCGCCCCTCGCATCCTCGTCATCAACTCCGGTTCCTCCTCGCTGAAGTTCCAGCTGCTGGACCCGGTGGACGGTGCCGTCGATGCCTCCGGCATCGTCGAACGGGTCGGGCAGGACAACGGCAGCGCGACCATCGCCGCGGGTCAGCAGGAGTCCGGCTTCGAGGGCCCAGTGGCGGACCACAAGGCGGCGATGACGATCGTGCAGTCCCTCTTCGAGGACGTCGGTCTGTCGCTGAGCGACGACCGGATCCGCGCCGTCGGCCATCGCGTCGTCCAGGGCGGGGCCCGGTACTCCGAGCCCGTCCTCATCGACGACCAGGTGCGCTGGGACATCCACGACCTCGGCAAGCTCGCACCGCTGCACAACTATGCGGCAGTGGACGGGATCGACGGGGCCCTGGCGCTGCTGCCCGAGGTGCCGCATGTGGCCGTGTTCGACACCGCCTTCTTCACCGCGCTGCCCGAGGCGGCGGCGAACTATGCCCTGAACCCCGAGATCGCGGCCGAGTACAAGGTGCGCCGCTACGGCGCCCACGGGACCAGCCACCAGTACGTCTCCCGGGCGGTCTCCGAGCACCTGGCCGGCCAGGGCCACGAGGTGTCGGGGCTGCGGCAGATCGTCCTGCACCTGGGCAACGGCGCCTCGGCCTCCGCCGTGCTCGGGGACCGGGCGGTGGAGACCTCCATGGGACTGACCCCGCTCGAGGGGCTCGTGATGGGCACCCGCACCGGCGACATCGACCCCACGATCTACTTGCACCTGCACCGCCGCGCCGGCTTCGCCACCGCCGAGATCGACGACATCCTCAACAAGCGCTCGGGGATGCTGGGCATGTGCGGGATGAGCGACTTCCGGGACATCACCCGGGCGGTCGAGGAGGGCGATGAGGCCGCGACCCTCGCCACCGAGATCTACGTGCACCGGCTGCGCAAGTACCTCGGCTCCTACACCTACGTGCTCGGCGGGCTGGACGTGCTGACGTTCACGGCGGGCATCGGCGAGAACGTGCCGATGGTGCGCGAACGGCTGCTGACGGGCCTGGAGGAGCTCGGCATCGAGCTGGATCTCGAGGCGAATGCCGTGCGCAGCAAGGAGGCTCGGGTGATCTCCACGCCGCAGTCCCGGGTGACGGTGATGATCGTGCCGACGAACGAGGAGCTCTCGATCGCCCAGCAGGCCGCCGAGGTGGCGCGCACCGCCTGA
- a CDS encoding ABC transporter substrate-binding protein: MIHSVKKGNKALFGALVASVLVISGCGGTAESTDEGTTGGTAEDPVVIQYLHRLPDGEGMTLVQDSIDRFNDEHPGIRVEATKFDGQPDESYAKIHQSVVAGDGLCLAQVGYDSIGATFVAGDLMDVTDYADEYTGNYAEGPMAQMTVGGAVVGLPQDTGPLIYMYDTAAFDELGIEVPTTWDEFYEAAKTAREDGKYIGTFQTDEVKALMSGQAAAAGSTWFEGTEDGWEVSLDDEATAQVAEVYQKLIDEDLIKVVGRWDTSFTDALVGGEIIGTVGAGWEPAFFLGDFEQEETSWEVAHLPAFDPANPSTGPDGGSGVAVVKGCEHPEEAMLVANWYNTQVPDLVSQGLVVAATTEEPQTPENIKQLWNGQDVYSVLAEANDRMNPDFAFGPTWPSVGAVLNETGATVSKGGTSMEELFEAGQTAAVTSLEDAGLPVVE; encoded by the coding sequence ATGATTCACAGTGTCAAGAAAGGTAACAAGGCACTTTTCGGTGCCCTCGTCGCCTCCGTCCTCGTGATCAGCGGATGCGGCGGCACGGCAGAGTCGACCGACGAGGGGACCACCGGCGGCACCGCCGAGGACCCCGTCGTCATCCAGTACCTCCACCGTCTCCCCGACGGCGAGGGCATGACCCTGGTCCAGGACTCCATCGACCGCTTCAACGACGAGCACCCCGGCATCCGGGTCGAGGCCACCAAGTTCGATGGCCAGCCCGACGAGTCCTACGCGAAGATCCACCAGAGCGTGGTCGCCGGCGACGGACTGTGCCTGGCACAGGTCGGGTACGACTCGATCGGCGCGACGTTCGTCGCCGGCGATCTGATGGATGTCACCGACTATGCCGACGAGTACACCGGCAACTATGCCGAGGGGCCGATGGCCCAGATGACCGTGGGCGGCGCCGTCGTCGGCCTCCCGCAGGACACCGGCCCGCTGATCTACATGTACGACACCGCCGCGTTCGACGAGCTCGGCATCGAGGTCCCCACCACCTGGGACGAGTTCTACGAGGCCGCCAAGACCGCCCGTGAGGACGGCAAGTACATCGGCACCTTCCAGACCGACGAGGTCAAGGCGCTCATGTCCGGGCAGGCCGCAGCAGCCGGGTCCACCTGGTTCGAGGGCACCGAGGACGGCTGGGAGGTGAGCCTGGATGACGAGGCCACCGCGCAGGTCGCCGAGGTCTACCAGAAGCTCATCGACGAGGACCTGATCAAGGTCGTCGGCCGGTGGGACACCTCCTTCACCGACGCCCTGGTCGGCGGCGAGATCATCGGCACCGTCGGCGCAGGCTGGGAGCCCGCCTTCTTCCTCGGCGACTTCGAGCAGGAGGAGACCTCCTGGGAGGTCGCCCATCTGCCCGCCTTCGATCCCGCCAACCCCTCCACCGGGCCCGACGGCGGCTCCGGAGTCGCCGTGGTCAAGGGCTGCGAGCACCCCGAGGAGGCGATGCTGGTGGCGAACTGGTACAACACCCAGGTCCCGGATCTGGTCTCGCAGGGCCTCGTGGTCGCCGCCACCACGGAGGAGCCGCAGACCCCGGAGAACATCAAGCAGCTGTGGAACGGCCAGGACGTCTACAGCGTCCTCGCCGAGGCGAACGACCGTATGAACCCCGACTTCGCCTTCGGCCCCACCTGGCCCTCGGTCGGTGCGGTCCTGAACGAGACCGGTGCGACGGTCTCCAAGGGAGGCACCTCGATGGAGGAGCTGTTCGAGGCCGGCCAGACCGCTGCCGTCACCTCCCTCGAGGATGCCGGACTGCCCGTCGTCGAGTGA
- a CDS encoding carbohydrate ABC transporter permease: protein MAPFALLFLLVFIVPILASVKESFFRQVATIDEECANPLYGCTTGSADEVVRSSFVGWDNFVYVLTSEMFWSGVGRVMLFGAVQVPVMIIASLSLAILIDSTVLKRVTVFRLGYFLPYAIPGVIAALVWTYLYTPELSPISDVLGWFGLEVDFFSTNLLLWSMANITTWTFTGYNMLIFLAALQAIPGELYEAARIDGANAWQVATRIKVPMVRGAAMLAVLLSIIGTVQLFNEPTVLAVRNGWMGPGYTPMMMAYNTAIGGQISPSGVGPASAISLVMAVLAGLLALVYMLVQRRLAK from the coding sequence ATGGCCCCCTTCGCCCTGCTGTTCCTCCTGGTCTTCATCGTCCCCATCCTGGCCTCCGTGAAGGAGTCCTTCTTCCGCCAGGTCGCGACCATCGACGAGGAATGCGCCAATCCGCTCTACGGCTGCACCACCGGATCCGCCGATGAGGTGGTCAGAAGCAGCTTCGTCGGGTGGGACAACTTCGTCTACGTGCTGACCAGCGAGATGTTCTGGTCCGGGGTGGGCCGCGTGATGCTCTTCGGCGCCGTCCAGGTGCCGGTGATGATCATCGCCTCGCTGTCCCTGGCCATCCTCATCGACTCCACCGTCCTCAAGCGGGTGACGGTCTTCCGGCTGGGCTACTTCCTGCCCTACGCGATCCCCGGCGTGATCGCCGCCCTGGTGTGGACCTACCTGTACACCCCGGAGCTCTCACCGATCTCCGACGTGCTGGGCTGGTTCGGTCTCGAGGTCGACTTCTTCTCCACGAACCTGCTGCTGTGGTCGATGGCCAACATCACCACCTGGACCTTCACCGGCTACAACATGCTGATCTTCCTCGCCGCGCTGCAGGCGATCCCCGGCGAGCTGTATGAGGCCGCCCGGATCGACGGCGCCAACGCCTGGCAGGTCGCCACCAGGATCAAGGTCCCCATGGTCCGCGGCGCCGCGATGCTCGCCGTGCTGCTGTCGATCATCGGCACGGTGCAGCTGTTCAACGAGCCCACGGTGCTGGCGGTGCGCAACGGCTGGATGGGCCCGGGCTACACGCCGATGATGATGGCCTACAACACCGCCATCGGCGGCCAGATCTCGCCCTCCGGGGTGGGACCGGCCTCCGCGATCTCCCTGGTGATGGCGGTCCTGGCCGGACTGCTCGCGCTGGTGTACATGCTGGTCCAGAGGAGGCTTGCCAAGTGA
- a CDS encoding carbohydrate ABC transporter permease, producing MSAALRTRRSAKVLTIIVLSVVLIYFLFPIYWLLLASTKSNAAMTTSNGFWFADEFRLKENYETLIGWTRGYFWRWVGNSVLYSTVAGAAGTLISVSAGYAIAKFRFPGRTASVGIISAGLLLPIALLTIPMFIVFHSLGMTDTIWAIILPSCVSPFGVFLGMIYADSSVPTELIEAARIDGASELRIFFDMVLRLLAPAMVTIFLFIFVATWNNFLLPLMMLNSDSLKPITLGLYGMMSYFDPTYGAVMQGALLGVLPLIVLFLGLQRFWQAGLAAGAVKG from the coding sequence GTGAGCGCTGCATTGCGGACCCGTCGGAGCGCCAAGGTGCTCACCATCATCGTGCTGTCGGTGGTGCTGATCTACTTCCTGTTCCCCATCTACTGGCTGCTGCTGGCCTCCACGAAGTCCAACGCGGCGATGACCACGAGCAACGGCTTCTGGTTCGCGGACGAGTTCCGCCTGAAGGAGAACTACGAGACGCTGATCGGCTGGACCCGCGGCTATTTCTGGCGCTGGGTGGGCAACTCTGTGCTCTACTCCACCGTGGCCGGCGCGGCGGGCACGCTGATCTCGGTCTCCGCGGGCTACGCGATCGCGAAGTTCCGCTTCCCGGGGCGCACCGCGAGCGTCGGCATCATCTCGGCGGGACTGCTGCTGCCGATCGCTCTGCTGACGATCCCGATGTTCATCGTGTTCCACTCGCTGGGGATGACCGACACCATCTGGGCGATCATCCTCCCCTCCTGCGTGAGCCCCTTCGGCGTCTTCCTGGGGATGATCTACGCGGACTCCTCGGTCCCCACCGAGCTGATCGAGGCGGCCCGCATCGACGGCGCCTCCGAGCTGCGGATCTTCTTCGATATGGTGCTGCGACTGCTGGCCCCGGCGATGGTCACCATCTTCCTGTTCATCTTCGTGGCGACCTGGAACAACTTCCTGCTGCCCCTGATGATGCTGAACTCCGACTCGCTCAAGCCGATCACGCTGGGGCTGTACGGGATGATGAGCTACTTCGACCCGACCTACGGTGCCGTGATGCAGGGCGCCCTGCTCGGTGTGCTGCCCCTGATCGTGCTGTTCCTCGGCCTGCAGCGGTTCTGGCAGGCCGGCCTCGCCGCCGGAGCGGTCAAGGGCTGA
- a CDS encoding SURF1 family protein, translating to MLRVALRPRFLGMLALMVVATVVCGLLATWQWDRAHEVITDQAAGPAQLGDIRGVLDVGSPVTNQIAGDTVTATGSFETGEQVLVPDRKIGGTQAVLVVSSFLVDLDDGTQARLPVARGWLPATDVTGADGQIDPALAPVAPQGEIEISGQLEASEAARSGVDGGVVGEIATPLLVNEWGSPMYSGYVSLDEPSGALEPLPAAESDFSRGLNWRNIGYSFQWVIFGGFFLYLWWRSVRTTHLDEVADRREAMQALLGHDDSSAEAPAADPSADEAPADRGSPPEPQPASAGPSRTSAVDTTTGPPSDKDV from the coding sequence ATGCTCCGCGTCGCTCTCCGTCCCCGGTTCCTGGGGATGCTCGCCCTGATGGTCGTGGCGACCGTCGTGTGCGGGCTGCTGGCCACCTGGCAGTGGGACCGGGCGCACGAGGTGATCACCGACCAGGCCGCAGGACCCGCCCAGCTGGGCGATATCCGCGGCGTGCTCGACGTGGGGAGCCCGGTCACCAACCAGATCGCGGGGGACACCGTCACGGCCACAGGCAGCTTCGAGACGGGCGAGCAGGTGCTCGTGCCGGATCGGAAGATCGGCGGCACCCAGGCCGTGCTGGTGGTCTCCTCCTTCCTCGTGGACCTGGACGACGGCACCCAGGCCCGCCTGCCGGTCGCTCGCGGCTGGCTGCCCGCGACCGATGTCACCGGGGCCGACGGGCAGATCGATCCCGCGCTCGCCCCCGTCGCCCCGCAGGGCGAGATCGAGATCTCCGGGCAGCTGGAAGCCAGCGAAGCGGCCCGCAGCGGCGTGGACGGGGGAGTGGTGGGCGAGATCGCGACCCCGCTGCTGGTCAACGAATGGGGATCTCCGATGTACTCCGGCTACGTCTCCCTCGACGAGCCCTCCGGAGCGCTCGAGCCGCTGCCGGCGGCGGAGTCCGATTTCTCGCGCGGCCTGAACTGGCGGAACATCGGCTACTCCTTCCAGTGGGTGATCTTCGGCGGGTTCTTCCTCTACCTGTGGTGGCGTTCGGTGCGGACGACCCACCTCGACGAGGTCGCCGATCGTCGCGAGGCGATGCAGGCGCTGCTCGGCCACGACGACTCGAGCGCTGAGGCTCCCGCCGCCGACCCCAGCGCAGACGAGGCCCCCGCTGACCGGGGCTCCCCACCCGAGCCCCAGCCGGCCAGTGCCGGTCCCTCCCGTACCTCGGCCGTCGACACGACGACCGGCCCTCCCTCCGACAAGGACGTGTGA